From the genome of Candidatus Poribacteria bacterium, one region includes:
- a CDS encoding phosphoribosylaminoimidazolesuccinocarboxamide synthase produces MTDETKTDLTNYTPAHRGKVRDLYDLGDELLIISTDRISAFDVVLPNGIPDKGKVLTGLSKFWFKYTESIADNHLISTEVEEYPESLQTDADLLEGRSMLVHKADRVDVECVVRGYLAGSGWSSYQKTGEICGQKLPDGLREFDRLPELLFTPTTKAEQGEHDEPISIEEMRNEVGSELTDQLIDISFALFRAASEHAESTGIILCDTKFEFGQRDGKLIVIDEVFTPDSSRFWPADLYEPGKPQQSFDKQFVRDYLSDIGWSKQPPAPELPEDVISKTSEKYREAYRLIVGEAL; encoded by the coding sequence ATGACAGATGAAACGAAAACAGACTTAACGAATTATACACCTGCGCACCGTGGAAAAGTCCGAGATCTATATGACCTCGGAGACGAACTTCTGATTATTTCCACAGATCGGATTTCCGCCTTTGATGTTGTTCTACCAAACGGCATTCCAGATAAAGGGAAAGTCTTGACCGGTTTATCCAAATTCTGGTTCAAGTACACCGAATCCATCGCCGACAATCATCTCATTTCAACGGAGGTCGAAGAATATCCTGAATCTTTGCAAACTGACGCAGACCTTCTTGAAGGACGCTCTATGCTTGTTCACAAAGCCGATCGGGTTGATGTTGAGTGTGTCGTGCGTGGATACCTGGCGGGTTCCGGTTGGTCCTCCTATCAGAAGACCGGGGAAATCTGTGGTCAGAAACTTCCAGACGGACTGCGGGAATTTGATCGGCTTCCAGAACTTCTGTTCACGCCAACAACCAAAGCCGAACAAGGCGAGCATGACGAACCGATCTCCATTGAGGAGATGCGTAACGAGGTCGGCAGCGAGCTTACAGATCAGTTAATTGATATCAGTTTCGCACTTTTCAGAGCCGCCAGCGAGCACGCCGAAAGCACTGGGATTATCCTCTGCGATACGAAGTTTGAATTCGGGCAACGCGACGGAAAACTCATCGTCATTGATGAGGTCTTCACGCCGGACTCCTCTCGGTTCTGGCCCGCAGATCTCTATGAACCTGGTAAACCGCAGCAGAGTTTTGACAAGCAGTTCGTGAGAGATTACCTTTCCGACATCGGTTGGAGTAAACAACCTCCTGCCCCTGAATTGCCAGAAGATGTTATTTCTAAAACAAGTGAAAAATATCGCGAGGCATATCGCCTCATCGTCGGTGAAGCACTGTAG